The following proteins are encoded in a genomic region of Acidimicrobiales bacterium:
- a CDS encoding group III truncated hemoglobin — protein MTDDRRGEQGGDPACWAHVLGEDEPPSRDLTDRSDLEVLVRSFYRQAATDDLLGPVFEAAQVDWADHIPKLVDFWAGQLFGERGYEGNPLQAHRPLQADTPFRPEHYQRWLALFEDTVDDWFVGPTADIAKGKARKMANALERLMDGVSAAGSVPIAVTVVATVGSPAPTRVRS, from the coding sequence GTGACCGACGATCGGCGCGGCGAGCAGGGCGGCGACCCGGCCTGCTGGGCCCACGTCCTCGGCGAGGACGAGCCGCCCTCGAGGGACCTGACCGACCGGTCCGACCTGGAGGTGCTGGTGCGGTCCTTCTACCGACAGGCCGCCACCGACGACCTGCTGGGCCCCGTGTTCGAGGCGGCGCAGGTCGACTGGGCGGACCACATCCCCAAGCTCGTCGACTTCTGGGCCGGCCAGCTCTTCGGTGAGCGCGGCTACGAGGGCAACCCCCTCCAGGCCCACCGACCACTCCAGGCCGACACGCCGTTCCGTCCCGAGCACTACCAGCGCTGGCTGGCGCTGTTCGAGGACACCGTGGACGACTGGTTCGTCGGCCCCACCGCCGACATCGCCAAGGGCAAGGCCCGCAAGATGGCCAACGCCCTGGAGCGGCTGATGGATGGCGTCAGTGCCGCAGGCAGCGTCCCCATCGCGGTGACCGTGGTGGCGACGGTCGGCTCGCCAGCACCGACTCGAGTCCGGTCCTAG
- the ric gene encoding iron-sulfur cluster repair di-iron protein, with protein sequence MTTAPTTDRTLAELVTADPRSARLLEGHGLDYCCGGRRTLAEACSEAGVDPAVVVDALTAATPQDGPDWASMAPAELVDHLEATHHAYLHTEFGRLTALADKVASVHGERHPELVEVQTTYAELRADLEPHLMKEENVLFPLIREIVASAGAAAPHCGSLEMGPIRVMMMEHDRAGELLAELRRLTNGYEVPDDGCASYRALYEGLAELEADTHLHVHKENNVLFPAVIELEHGAAARP encoded by the coding sequence ATGACCACCGCCCCGACCACCGACCGCACGCTCGCCGAGCTCGTCACCGCCGATCCCCGCTCGGCGCGGCTGCTGGAGGGTCACGGGCTCGACTACTGCTGTGGCGGCCGACGCACCTTGGCTGAAGCCTGCTCCGAGGCCGGCGTGGACCCGGCCGTCGTCGTCGATGCGCTGACTGCTGCCACACCTCAGGACGGCCCCGACTGGGCCTCGATGGCGCCGGCCGAGCTGGTCGACCACCTCGAAGCGACCCACCACGCCTACCTGCACACCGAGTTCGGCCGGCTGACCGCGCTGGCCGACAAGGTGGCGTCGGTGCACGGCGAACGCCATCCGGAGCTCGTCGAGGTGCAGACGACGTACGCCGAGCTCCGCGCCGACCTCGAGCCCCACCTCATGAAGGAGGAGAACGTGCTGTTCCCGCTCATCAGGGAGATCGTGGCGTCGGCCGGCGCCGCGGCGCCCCACTGCGGGTCGCTCGAGATGGGACCGATCCGCGTGATGATGATGGAGCACGACCGCGCCGGCGAGCTGCTCGCCGAACTGCGCCGGCTCACGAACGGGTACGAGGTCCCCGACGACGGCTGCGCCAGCTACCGGGCGCTCTACGAGGGGCTCGCCGAGCTGGAGGCCGACACCCACCTCCACGTGCACAAGGAGAACAACGTGCTGTTCCCGGCGGTGATCGAGCTCGAGCACGGAGCAGCGGCCCGCCCGTGA
- a CDS encoding YwiC-like family protein, with protein MTAPARATGAAQRAVADTPRSTATDPAGAERSPAPAGSASGRRPWKAVALPAEHGGWGLTLEPCLLGLLVAPSIAGAALATATFLAFLVRTPLKLALIDRRRGRRLERTALATRIAVVESVVLVGLAVLATALAGPRLWMPVVAAAPLVAVEAWYEVRSRGRRLVPELAGAIGVSAAATAIAIAGGAPLPLAFGLWLVLGARGATSIPQVRAQISSLHGRAVSSATTTAGDLAALAFAAVAVALDPSLLAGALAIAAIVVIQRVSARRPTPAPKVVGLRQLALGLALVLITAVGTFLA; from the coding sequence GTGACCGCCCCGGCCCGCGCGACCGGCGCGGCGCAGCGTGCGGTCGCCGACACCCCTCGCTCCACGGCGACCGACCCAGCCGGAGCGGAACGGTCACCCGCGCCGGCCGGGTCGGCGTCGGGGCGACGCCCGTGGAAGGCGGTCGCCCTCCCCGCCGAGCACGGCGGGTGGGGCCTGACGCTCGAACCCTGCCTGCTCGGGCTGCTCGTCGCCCCCAGCATCGCCGGTGCCGCCCTGGCGACCGCCACCTTCCTCGCCTTCCTCGTGCGCACCCCGCTGAAGCTGGCCCTGATCGACCGGCGGCGCGGCCGGCGCCTCGAACGCACCGCCCTGGCCACCCGGATCGCCGTCGTCGAGTCCGTCGTGCTCGTCGGCCTCGCGGTGCTGGCGACGGCCCTCGCCGGGCCGCGCCTCTGGATGCCCGTGGTCGCGGCCGCACCTCTGGTGGCCGTCGAAGCCTGGTACGAGGTCCGTTCACGAGGGCGACGCCTGGTGCCCGAGCTCGCCGGCGCCATCGGCGTGAGCGCCGCCGCCACCGCCATCGCCATCGCCGGCGGCGCACCGCTGCCGCTCGCGTTCGGGCTCTGGCTCGTGCTCGGCGCCCGCGGGGCCACCTCCATCCCGCAGGTCCGGGCCCAGATCTCCTCGCTCCACGGCCGCGCTGTCTCCTCCGCGACCACCACCGCCGGTGACCTCGCCGCCCTCGCCTTCGCCGCCGTCGCGGTGGCGCTCGACCCCTCTCTGCTCGCCGGCGCCCTCGCCATCGCCGCCATCGTGGTGATCCAGCGAGTGAGCGCCCGACGTCCCACACCCGCCCCCAAGGTCGTCGGCCTGCGCCAGCTCGCGCTCGGCCTCGCCCTGGTGCTGATCACCGCGGTCGGCACGTTCCTCGCATGA
- a CDS encoding Rrf2 family transcriptional regulator: MRLEITRRTDLATRALLALRGTDERTKASALAETVGTTPGFLSQAMSPLVAKGWVRSDPGPAGGYRLTADLSDVSVLDVIEAVEGPTDNGRCVLEDRPCATEGPCALHQPWVHARSDLLGRLADTPLAGLRTRSRK; the protein is encoded by the coding sequence ATGCGACTGGAGATCACGCGGCGCACCGACCTCGCCACCCGGGCACTCCTCGCCTTGCGGGGCACCGACGAGCGCACGAAGGCGTCGGCGCTGGCCGAGACCGTGGGCACCACGCCTGGATTCCTGTCGCAGGCCATGTCCCCGCTCGTGGCGAAGGGCTGGGTCCGCTCCGACCCCGGACCGGCCGGCGGCTACCGGCTGACGGCCGACCTGTCCGACGTCAGCGTCCTCGACGTCATCGAGGCCGTCGAAGGCCCGACCGACAACGGGCGCTGCGTCCTCGAGGATCGCCCCTGCGCCACCGAAGGCCCCTGCGCCTTGCACCAGCCATGGGTGCACGCCCGGAGCGACCTGCTCGGACGCCTCGCCGACACCCCGCTCGCCGGCCTCCGGACACGGAGCCGGAAGTGA
- a CDS encoding nitroreductase family deazaflavin-dependent oxidoreductase: MYSRLVNRFSATRAGSWLVKHWAAKVDPKIFKLTNGRFTSTGKPTLPMLAVTVIGRKSGEPRTVQLAYHRDGDDYLVVASAMGQERHPAWRYNLEANPDVEVQVTGRAFPARATVLSDEEKERLWPAIAETIPQMHTYVERTDRNIRVFRLTETGA; the protein is encoded by the coding sequence ATGTACTCGAGGCTCGTCAACCGGTTCTCGGCCACGCGGGCGGGGTCGTGGCTGGTCAAGCACTGGGCCGCGAAGGTCGACCCCAAGATCTTCAAGCTCACGAACGGCCGGTTCACCAGCACCGGCAAGCCGACGTTGCCGATGCTCGCAGTGACCGTGATCGGGCGGAAGTCGGGTGAACCCCGCACCGTGCAGCTGGCCTACCACCGCGATGGCGACGACTACCTCGTGGTGGCGAGCGCGATGGGCCAGGAGCGTCACCCGGCCTGGCGCTACAACCTCGAGGCCAACCCCGACGTCGAGGTGCAGGTGACGGGTCGTGCGTTCCCTGCCCGCGCCACGGTGCTCAGCGACGAGGAGAAGGAGCGGCTCTGGCCGGCCATCGCCGAGACCATCCCGCAGATGCACACCTACGTCGAGCGGACCGACCGCAACATCCGGGTCTTCCGCCTCACCGAGACCGGAGCGTGA
- the ppk2 gene encoding polyphosphate kinase 2: protein MTKKHSKKHAKQHDAGRSAAVPAERPKLKRKEYERELRRLQEDLVQVQLWAVRTGAKVCIVFEGRDTAGKGGVIKRITERVSPRVFRVVALPAPTEREKTQMYVQRYLPHFPAAGEIVIFDRSWYNRAGVERVMGFCSEHDVRHFLEMAPGVEKAMVDSGIIVLKYWLDVSQDEQTRRLHARADDGRKLWKLSPMDLKSYTHWYDYSRARDDMLAATDTAWAPWFVVDSNDKKRARLNVISHLLDQIPYERTPHEKVRFPSRQKPDGYVEPDLPLRRVPARF from the coding sequence GTGACCAAGAAGCACTCGAAGAAGCACGCGAAGCAGCACGACGCCGGCCGGTCCGCGGCGGTTCCCGCCGAGCGGCCGAAGCTCAAGCGCAAGGAGTACGAACGGGAGCTGCGCCGCCTCCAGGAAGATCTGGTCCAGGTGCAGCTGTGGGCGGTGCGCACCGGCGCCAAGGTCTGCATCGTGTTCGAGGGGCGGGACACCGCTGGCAAGGGCGGCGTCATCAAGCGCATCACCGAACGGGTCAGCCCGCGCGTGTTCCGGGTGGTCGCCCTGCCGGCGCCGACCGAGCGTGAGAAGACCCAGATGTACGTCCAGCGTTATCTGCCCCACTTCCCCGCGGCGGGCGAGATCGTGATCTTCGACCGCAGCTGGTACAACCGCGCCGGCGTGGAGCGGGTCATGGGCTTCTGCTCGGAGCACGACGTGCGCCACTTCCTCGAGATGGCGCCCGGGGTCGAGAAGGCCATGGTCGACTCGGGGATCATCGTGCTGAAGTACTGGCTCGACGTCAGCCAGGACGAGCAGACCCGTCGCCTCCACGCTCGTGCCGACGACGGCCGCAAGCTGTGGAAGCTGTCGCCGATGGACCTGAAGTCCTATACGCACTGGTACGACTACTCGCGGGCCCGTGACGACATGCTGGCCGCCACGGACACCGCCTGGGCGCCGTGGTTCGTGGTCGACTCCAACGACAAGAAGCGTGCGCGCCTGAACGTCATCAGTCACCTGCTCGACCAGATCCCCTACGAGCGGACCCCGCACGAGAAGGTCCGGTTCCCGTCCCGCCAGAAGCCCGACGGGTACGTCGAGCCCGACCTGCCGCTGCGCCGGGTGCCGGCGCGCTTCTAG
- a CDS encoding CYTH domain-containing protein, with amino-acid sequence MASQGVEVERKYLVDDLDAALAGDPPGEHLVQGYLEQSGDQSVRVRCWPDGGRAVLTVKGPRTGASRPEAECEVTTEVGDLLLAACGDRVVDKTRHVLDTGEADGVEWVVDVFHGANDGLVLAEAEQTRADGLLAPRPWCGRDVTEDDRYYNDQLARRPFTTWG; translated from the coding sequence GTGGCCTCCCAGGGTGTCGAAGTCGAGCGCAAGTACCTCGTGGACGACCTCGACGCCGCGCTCGCCGGAGACCCGCCCGGCGAGCACCTGGTGCAGGGCTACCTCGAGCAGTCCGGTGACCAGAGCGTGCGCGTCCGGTGCTGGCCCGACGGGGGCCGGGCCGTCCTCACGGTGAAGGGCCCCCGCACCGGCGCGTCCCGGCCCGAGGCGGAATGCGAGGTCACCACCGAGGTGGGCGACCTGCTGCTCGCGGCGTGCGGCGACCGCGTGGTCGACAAGACCCGCCACGTCCTCGACACCGGCGAGGCCGACGGCGTCGAGTGGGTGGTCGACGTCTTCCACGGCGCCAACGACGGCCTCGTGCTCGCCGAGGCCGAACAGACCCGCGCCGACGGCCTGCTCGCGCCGAGGCCGTGGTGCGGGCGCGACGTCACCGAGGACGACCGGTACTACAACGACCAGCTCGCCCGGCGGCCCTTCACCACCTGGGGCTGA
- a CDS encoding phosphatase PAP2 family protein, which produces MNVTTLGAIVLGLSLLGLSLLGARHPTIHPTEQRVFRAVNGLPDWCYWPLWLPMQLGNLVVGTAAGLLLALVWGDVRLAVGVLAAAALKLLAERLIRRWMAPYLAVRQRPGTSEPGATLRGDDVPSSGMSFPSGHIVLVAAITAVIADDLAIAWLGLPALLTLAVMVGRVYVGAHNPLDVTAGLGAGLLAGGLVGLALNLS; this is translated from the coding sequence GTGAACGTGACCACCCTCGGCGCCATCGTCCTCGGGCTCTCGCTCCTCGGGCTCTCGCTCCTCGGCGCCCGCCACCCGACGATCCACCCCACGGAGCAACGGGTGTTCCGGGCGGTCAACGGCCTGCCCGACTGGTGCTACTGGCCCCTGTGGCTACCGATGCAGCTCGGCAACCTCGTGGTGGGCACGGCAGCCGGCCTTCTCCTCGCGCTCGTCTGGGGTGATGTGCGCCTGGCCGTCGGCGTGCTCGCGGCCGCCGCGCTCAAGCTCTTGGCCGAGCGACTCATCCGTCGATGGATGGCGCCCTATCTCGCGGTACGGCAACGCCCGGGCACCAGCGAGCCGGGCGCGACGCTGCGCGGCGACGACGTGCCCTCATCGGGCATGAGCTTCCCCTCGGGCCACATCGTGCTCGTCGCCGCCATCACGGCGGTGATCGCCGACGACCTCGCCATCGCCTGGCTGGGGCTTCCCGCCCTCCTCACCCTGGCCGTCATGGTCGGACGGGTCTACGTCGGCGCCCACAACCCCCTCGACGTCACCGCCGGCCTCGGCGCCGGACTGCTCGCCGGCGGGCTCGTCGGCCTCGCGCTGAACCTGTCCTGA
- a CDS encoding molybdopterin-dependent oxidoreductase has protein sequence MGERQVHLRTCPLCEAMCGLEVHVENERVAVIRADKDDVWSKGYLCPKGTTLGRLHEDPDRLRVPLIRDGDDFREATWEEAFARCGELLSGVIAEHGKQAVSAYIGNPTAHNFSLGRYVGLFVGLADLPVIYSAGTVDQWPKNVSTMLLYGHMWWIPTPDIQRTDHLVVLGGNPQASQGSLLACPDVLGEIEAIQARGGKVVVVDPRRTGTADVADEWVPIVPGTDAALLLAMVQVLFADDLVDLGGLADLVEGLDVLAAAAADWTPERVAATCGIDAATIRRMAHEVAAAPTAAVYGRIGTCNQEFGTLASWLVDVVNLLTGNFDRAGGLMFGNPVAWGVNSLPLPDFADGVTFGRWSSRVRGTPEVLGQVPLSCMAEEIATPGEGQIKALVTIAGNPVISAPDAGRLDEALPELEAMICVDNWLNETTRHADVILPGLSALEQPHFDDLITMWAMRSVANFSPAVFPPADDRPAEWEILTRLGAMIAGFPADDIDVGMLDDGFFAALCEAQGVDAAAAMAHYDHGGPERLLDLQIRTGPFGDRYGEVPDGLTLDAVKARPHGVDEGPMVPRLRELLNTPSGTIPIAHPYFLADLPRLAERLERPATGLVLTSRRHLRSNNSWMHNVEVLVKGKDRCTLLIHPDDAATSGVADGEVALVRSEAGAVEVAVEVSDEMMRGVVSLPHGWGHDKAGTRLSVAREHAGVNNNLLAPGHLIDPLSNNAVVNGIPVEVAPAGA, from the coding sequence ATGGGGGAACGACAGGTCCATCTGCGCACGTGTCCGCTCTGCGAGGCAATGTGCGGGCTCGAGGTGCACGTCGAGAACGAGCGCGTGGCGGTCATCCGGGCGGACAAGGACGACGTGTGGTCGAAGGGCTACCTCTGCCCGAAGGGCACCACCCTGGGCCGCCTGCACGAGGACCCCGACCGCCTGAGGGTGCCCCTGATCCGTGACGGTGACGACTTCCGCGAGGCGACGTGGGAGGAGGCGTTCGCCCGCTGCGGCGAGCTGCTGTCGGGCGTCATCGCCGAGCACGGCAAGCAGGCGGTCTCCGCGTACATCGGCAACCCGACGGCCCACAACTTCTCGCTCGGGCGGTACGTCGGGCTGTTCGTGGGCCTGGCCGATCTGCCCGTCATCTACTCGGCGGGCACCGTCGACCAGTGGCCCAAGAACGTCTCCACGATGCTGCTCTACGGGCACATGTGGTGGATCCCGACCCCCGACATCCAGCGCACCGACCACTTGGTGGTCCTCGGCGGCAACCCTCAGGCATCCCAGGGCAGCCTGCTCGCCTGCCCGGACGTCCTCGGCGAGATCGAGGCGATCCAGGCCCGCGGTGGCAAGGTCGTGGTCGTCGATCCCCGCCGCACCGGCACCGCCGACGTGGCCGACGAGTGGGTGCCCATCGTGCCCGGCACCGACGCCGCCCTGCTGCTGGCCATGGTCCAGGTGCTCTTCGCCGACGACCTCGTCGACCTCGGCGGCTTGGCCGACCTGGTCGAGGGCCTCGACGTCCTGGCCGCCGCGGCGGCGGACTGGACGCCCGAGCGCGTGGCCGCCACCTGCGGGATCGACGCCGCCACCATCCGGCGCATGGCCCACGAGGTGGCGGCGGCGCCGACCGCGGCGGTCTACGGGCGCATCGGCACGTGCAACCAGGAGTTCGGCACGCTCGCCTCGTGGCTGGTCGACGTGGTCAACCTGCTCACGGGCAACTTCGACCGAGCCGGCGGCCTCATGTTCGGTAACCCCGTGGCGTGGGGGGTCAACTCCCTGCCGCTGCCCGACTTCGCCGACGGTGTCACCTTCGGGCGCTGGTCCAGCCGGGTGCGGGGCACGCCCGAGGTGCTGGGGCAGGTTCCGCTCTCCTGCATGGCCGAGGAGATCGCCACCCCTGGTGAGGGTCAGATCAAGGCGCTGGTCACCATCGCCGGCAATCCCGTGATCAGTGCGCCCGACGCGGGCCGTCTCGACGAGGCGCTCCCCGAGCTCGAGGCGATGATCTGCGTCGACAACTGGCTGAACGAGACCACCCGCCACGCCGACGTGATCCTCCCGGGGCTCTCCGCCCTCGAGCAGCCCCACTTCGACGACCTCATCACCATGTGGGCGATGCGCTCGGTGGCCAACTTCTCCCCCGCGGTCTTCCCGCCGGCCGACGACCGGCCCGCCGAGTGGGAGATCCTCACCCGCCTCGGCGCCATGATCGCCGGCTTCCCGGCCGACGACATCGACGTGGGGATGCTCGACGACGGCTTCTTCGCGGCACTGTGCGAGGCCCAGGGCGTGGACGCCGCCGCGGCCATGGCGCACTACGACCACGGCGGGCCCGAGCGTCTGCTCGACCTCCAGATCCGCACCGGGCCGTTCGGCGACCGCTACGGGGAGGTGCCGGACGGGCTCACCCTCGACGCGGTGAAGGCACGCCCCCACGGCGTCGACGAGGGCCCGATGGTCCCGCGCCTCCGGGAGCTGCTGAACACGCCGTCGGGCACCATCCCCATCGCCCACCCCTACTTCCTGGCCGACCTCCCCCGCCTGGCCGAGCGCCTGGAGCGACCCGCGACGGGTCTGGTGCTGACCTCCCGCCGCCACCTGCGCTCGAACAACTCGTGGATGCACAACGTCGAGGTGCTGGTGAAGGGCAAGGACCGCTGCACGCTCCTGATCCACCCCGACGACGCCGCCACCTCGGGCGTGGCCGACGGCGAGGTGGCTCTCGTCCGGTCCGAGGCAGGGGCCGTCGAGGTCGCGGTCGAGGTGAGCGACGAGATGATGCGCGGCGTGGTCTCCCTCCCCCATGGGTGGGGCCACGACAAGGCGGGCACCCGTCTCTCGGTCGCCCGCGAGCACGCCGGCGTCAACAACAACCTGCTCGCGCCCGGCCACCTGATCGACCCGTTGAGCAACAACGCGGTGGTCAACGGCATCCCCGTCGAGGTGGCGCCCGCCGGCGCCTGA
- a CDS encoding carotenoid oxygenase family protein, which produces MSTIPTPVRNYVDGALAPVVEERTVADLPVTGTLPEELVGRYVRNGPNPIDPDPLTQHWFTGAGMVHGVRLDGGQARWYRNRYVRTANVTEALGEPAVPTPRQAEGVSGSVNTNVVAIAGRTFALVEAGNPPVELTDELETIASVDFDGTLSGAFSAHPHRDPRTGRFHAVTYHWPEEAIHHVVVGPDARVERDVVVPMDDRIMVHDCAITERHVLLFDFPVTFDLEEAMAGKDLPYAWNPSRPARVGVLPLDGPAEAVRWCEVPQGFAFHAFNAFEVGDGRIVLDLVVWPKVFDVDRLGPGEGTSRTERWTLDPAAGTTAVAVLTDLPIEFPRIDERLTGTAHRLGYAVQIGTPGSVHMPLHRIDVERGTTETLDLGPSWAFGEVVFVPRGVGASESEGWLVGYATDREAGRSDLVVVAADDLVAGPVARVHLPVRVPDGFHGNWLPDGV; this is translated from the coding sequence ATGAGCACGATCCCCACTCCCGTCCGCAACTACGTCGACGGCGCACTGGCGCCGGTGGTCGAGGAGCGGACGGTGGCCGACCTCCCCGTCACCGGGACGCTGCCCGAGGAGCTGGTCGGACGCTACGTGCGCAACGGCCCGAACCCGATCGACCCCGACCCGCTCACCCAGCACTGGTTCACCGGCGCGGGGATGGTCCACGGTGTCCGCCTCGACGGAGGGCAGGCCCGCTGGTACCGCAACCGCTACGTCCGCACCGCCAACGTCACCGAGGCGCTCGGCGAGCCCGCCGTCCCGACGCCGCGCCAGGCCGAGGGTGTGAGCGGCTCGGTGAACACGAACGTGGTGGCCATCGCCGGTCGGACGTTCGCGCTGGTCGAGGCCGGCAACCCGCCGGTGGAGCTGACCGACGAGCTGGAGACGATCGCCTCGGTCGACTTCGACGGCACCCTCTCGGGGGCCTTCAGCGCACACCCGCACCGGGATCCCCGCACCGGCCGCTTCCACGCGGTCACGTACCACTGGCCGGAGGAGGCGATCCACCACGTGGTCGTCGGCCCCGACGCCCGGGTCGAGCGAGACGTGGTCGTGCCCATGGACGACCGCATCATGGTCCACGACTGCGCCATCACCGAGCGCCACGTGCTGCTGTTCGACTTCCCCGTGACCTTCGACCTGGAGGAGGCCATGGCGGGCAAGGACCTCCCCTACGCCTGGAACCCGTCACGGCCGGCGCGCGTCGGCGTGCTCCCGCTCGACGGGCCGGCCGAGGCGGTGCGGTGGTGCGAGGTCCCGCAGGGCTTCGCCTTCCACGCCTTCAACGCGTTCGAGGTGGGCGATGGTCGCATCGTGCTCGACCTCGTGGTCTGGCCCAAGGTGTTCGACGTCGACCGCCTCGGGCCGGGGGAGGGGACCAGTCGCACCGAGCGCTGGACGCTCGATCCCGCCGCGGGCACGACCGCGGTGGCTGTCCTGACCGACCTCCCGATCGAGTTCCCCCGCATCGACGAGCGCCTCACGGGGACGGCCCATCGGCTCGGCTACGCCGTCCAGATCGGCACGCCGGGGTCGGTGCACATGCCGCTGCACCGGATCGACGTCGAGCGCGGCACGACCGAGACGCTCGACCTCGGCCCCAGCTGGGCCTTCGGCGAGGTGGTCTTCGTGCCGCGCGGTGTCGGGGCGTCCGAGTCCGAGGGCTGGCTGGTCGGCTACGCCACCGACCGGGAGGCGGGTCGCAGCGACCTGGTGGTGGTGGCCGCCGACGATCTGGTCGCCGGTCCCGTCGCCCGGGTGCACCTGCCGGTGCGGGTCCCGGACGGGTTCCACGGCAACTGGCTGCCCGACGGCGTGTGA
- a CDS encoding DUF2277 domain-containing protein, giving the protein MCRNITTLRGLEPPATEEEVEAAARQFVRKISGITHPNATVEERFEQAVAEIAHISAHLLADLPPRKQPPKNDPPLRRLAARA; this is encoded by the coding sequence ATGTGCCGAAACATCACCACCCTCCGTGGTCTCGAGCCGCCTGCCACCGAGGAGGAGGTCGAGGCCGCCGCACGCCAGTTCGTGCGCAAGATCAGCGGCATCACCCACCCGAACGCCACGGTGGAGGAGCGCTTCGAGCAGGCCGTGGCCGAGATCGCCCACATCTCGGCCCACCTGCTCGCCGACCTCCCTCCTCGCAAGCAGCCCCCGAAGAACGACCCACCGCTCCGCCGCCTGGCCGCCCGCGCCTAG
- a CDS encoding potassium channel protein has translation MNHGRRLAGAVAALVVVLAVGTLGYLLLGFTVLDSLYQTVTTVATVGFREVQPFGAAEQIFTMVLILVGAGAVLYAFSVLVETILEGRLNELLGRRRMEQTIASMQDHVIICGWGRVGRSIGTELAEAGRPLVVIDTEPEALEGAVHAVVGDATEDDILRRAGIDRASALVAAADSDAANSFITLSARALNPTLFIVARTRSSDSDYKLSRAGADRVVNPQSIGGARMAAFVLRPHVAAFLDVVMHERTLEFRLEEVPIGAASVLVGRSLRDASIRDRTGALVLALRDERGNFLTNPDPDTDLEAGQVVIAIGTQDELDALVALVG, from the coding sequence ATGAACCACGGGCGGCGCCTCGCCGGGGCGGTGGCCGCGCTCGTGGTCGTCCTCGCCGTCGGGACCCTCGGCTACCTCCTGCTCGGGTTCACGGTCCTCGACTCGCTCTACCAGACGGTCACGACGGTCGCGACCGTGGGCTTCCGCGAGGTACAGCCCTTCGGCGCGGCCGAGCAGATCTTCACGATGGTGCTGATCCTGGTGGGTGCCGGCGCCGTCCTCTACGCCTTCAGCGTCCTCGTGGAGACCATCCTCGAAGGACGCCTCAACGAGCTCCTGGGGAGACGCCGCATGGAACAGACCATCGCCTCGATGCAGGACCACGTGATCATCTGCGGCTGGGGTCGCGTGGGCCGGTCCATCGGCACCGAGCTGGCGGAGGCGGGCCGTCCCCTCGTCGTGATCGACACCGAGCCCGAGGCGCTCGAGGGCGCCGTGCACGCCGTCGTGGGCGACGCCACCGAGGACGACATCTTGCGGCGCGCCGGGATCGACCGGGCGTCGGCGCTGGTGGCCGCGGCCGACAGCGACGCGGCCAACTCGTTCATCACGCTCAGCGCCCGCGCCCTGAATCCCACCTTGTTCATCGTCGCCCGCACCCGGTCGAGCGACAGCGATTACAAGCTGAGCCGGGCCGGTGCCGACCGTGTCGTCAATCCGCAGAGCATCGGTGGCGCACGGATGGCGGCGTTCGTGCTGCGGCCGCACGTCGCGGCCTTCCTCGACGTCGTCATGCACGAGCGCACGCTCGAGTTCCGGCTCGAGGAGGTGCCGATCGGGGCGGCGTCGGTGCTCGTGGGTCGGTCACTGCGGGACGCCTCGATCCGGGACCGCACGGGAGCGCTGGTCCTCGCCCTCCGTGACGAGCGCGGGAACTTCCTCACCAACCCGGATCCCGACACGGATCTCGAGGCAGGTCAGGTCGTCATCGCCATCGGCACCCAGGACGAGCTGGACGCCTTGGTGGCGCTGGTCGGCTGA